A stretch of Henckelia pumila isolate YLH828 chromosome 4, ASM3356847v2, whole genome shotgun sequence DNA encodes these proteins:
- the LOC140861803 gene encoding uncharacterized protein, whose protein sequence is MANITKLEFEALDISEKNYLSWILDAEVHLVSKDLGNTIKEENNESPQDLAKSLIFFRHHLDDGLKAEYLTVKNPQEFWKNLKERFDHQRSVVLPRARYEWIHLRLQDFKSVSDYNSALFKICSKLKLCGENISDQDLLEKTFSTFHASNVLLQQQYRERGFKKYSELISCLLVAEQNNELLLKNHQLRPTGSTPFPEANEISFPEVNANSTQNPHIRRGRGRGHGQNKNYQQHDEKRQKNKLPAVETE, encoded by the coding sequence ATGGCAAACATTACAAAACTTGAATTTGAAGCTCTTGACATCAGTGAAAAAAACTatttgtcatggattttggatgCTGAGGTTCATCTTGTTTCTAAGGATCTTGGAAACAcaataaaagaagaaaataatgaATCCCCGCAGGATCTTGCAAAATCTCTTATTTTTTTTCGCCACCATCTCGATGATGGATTGAAAGCCGAGTATCTCACTGTGAAGAACCCACAAGAATTTTGGAAAAATCTTAAAGAAAGGTTTGACCATCAGAGGAGTGTAGTTCTCCCAAGAGCTCGTTATGAGTGGATCCATCTTCGCCTACAAGATTTCAAATCTGTAAGCGATTATAACTCCGCATTATTCAAGATTTGTTCAAAGCTCAAACTTTGTGGAGAAAATATTTCTGATCAAGATCTACTTGAAAAAACTTTCTCCACCTTTCATGCTTCAAATGTGCTCCTGCAGCAGCAATATCGTGAGCGTGGATTTAAAAAGTACTCTGAGCTTATTTCCTGTCTACTAGTTGCTGAACAGAACAATGAATTACTAttgaaaaatcatcaattaCGCCCAACTGGCTCTACaccatttcctgaagcaaatgaaATATCATTCCCTGAAGTGAATGCCAACTCAACTCAAAATCCCCATATTAGaagaggacgtgggcgtggccATGGTCAAAACAAAAATTACCAGCAACATGATGAAAAGAGACAAAAAAACAAACTACCAGCAGTGGAAACCGAataa